The DNA sequence GCGCCGCCCGAGCGCGCGAGGATCGGCCCCATCTCGCGGGGGATCACCAGGTCGGTGCCCGTGGCGCCCGGCGCGTTGTACTCGATGAAGGTCTCGGCGAACCGGGTCGACGTCGCATGCAGCGGCGCCCCCACGAGGAGGTTTCTCGCCACCAGGGGCGAGACGCACAGGACGAAGGCGGCGAACACGGGGATGACCGGCCGCACGTCGCGGCGGCGCCTCGCTGCGAGGCCGGCGGCGAGCGCCGTCACGAGCGTGAGCAGGTAGAACACCTCGTCGGCCAGGACGCCCAGGCCGAGCGCGAGACCGAGCAGGACGGAAAGCCGGCGGGAGGGGACGCCGTCGATGCTCCACGCCCGCCACCACCGGATGAGCAGGAGCGCGAACGTCGACAGGACGAGCCAGCTGGGCGCGTCGTGGAGCAGATGCCACGAGTACGCGTAGAAGGGGCCGTAGAGACCGCTGAGGACGAAGGCCGCAAGTCCGACGGTGCGGTCCTGCGAAACTTCCCCGGCGAGCGCGCCGATGCTCACGCACAGGAGGAAGCCGGCGATGAGGTGCAGGAAGTGCACGACCAGCATGTTCCCGGTGACGGCGAGCATAGCCGCCAGGACGTAGGGATAGAGCGGCGATTGCTGATAGACCGCGGGCGAGCCCCACCACTGGAGCCACACGTCGAACGGCGCGATCTGCCGCATTCACGCGGTGTAGGGGTGGAAGGGCCGCGGGTTGAGCAGGCCCTGTTCCCTGATCGACTCGGCCCACTTCAGATTGGCCTGCATGTCCGACTCATCGAACATCCGCGCGAACTCCGGGAGCGCGCTCTGGGCGCACGCCGCGAAGTGGAGCGCGTAGAGGCAGAAGACCAGGCCGTACGCCGCCCAGCGAAGTCGTGCAAAGGCACGATCGTCCATGGTGTCCCCCTCGGGATCGGCCGGCCTCCCCTCGAGACGATCGAGGAAGGTCGGTCTTCGAGCTACTGGATCTTCCCGCCGCCCGGTGCCGGCGTCAAGGGGTTCACGAAAGGAGCCCCGAAAGGGCGTGGCTTGACATACCATACGGGGGTATCCTATATTTGCGGCATGGAACTCAATGACGGTCCGGGCGCGGCGACGCGCGACGCCCTGCTCGCGCGGCTCAGCCGCATCGAGGGGCAGGTGCGGGGCGTGCGGCGCATGGTCGAGGAGGGACGCGCCTGCGCCGAAGTGCTCCCGCAGCTGCGCTCGGTCATCCAGGCGCTCTGCCGCGTCCAGGACCTGACCCTGCACCAGCACCTGCGCCGCTGCGTCCGCGAGAGCTTCGAGGGGGCGGCGGCCGAGGAGCGCGAGCGCAAGGCGGAGGAGATCTTCCTGCTGCTGAGCCGCTACCGGCAACCCTGAAGGAGGGACGATGGAGCAGTACTGGTGGGTCGTTCTGGTCGTCGTGTGGGCGGGATGGATTCTGCTGCGCGGCGGTGGCGGCGGCTGAGGCTGCTAGCGGATCGGCCCCGGTTCGGGGCCCGGACACCCGCGGGGACGGACCCGACGCCGCCCCCGCGGAGAAGAACACAACGATGAGCGACGAGGCACGGAAGCCGGCGCAGGAGAGCGTCACGATCGGCGTCGCGGGCATGCACTGCGCAGCCTGCGTCGCGGCGGTGGAGCGCGCCCTGAAGAAGGTCGACGGCGTCGCCGACGCGCGGGTGAACTTCGCCTCCGAGAAGGCGACCGTCGACTTCGATCCGCAGCTCGTGACGCCCAAGGCGCTCGAGCACGCGATCGCCGAGGCCGGCTACGAGCCGCGCGCCGAGGCGGCCGGCGGCGCGCTCCCCGACGCGGAGACGACGGACCGCGAGCGCGAGGAGCGCCGCCGCGAGATCGCGTCCCTGCGCCTGCGCTTCGCGGTCTCGCTCGGGCTGGCGCTGCCGCTGCTCTACCTCGCGATGGGCGGGCACGCGGGCCTGCCGCTGCCCGCGTGGTCGGGCGGCACCATGGCGCTGGTTCAGCTGCTGCTGACGACGCCGATCCTCGCCGTCAACCACGTCTTCTACAGCCGCGGCATCCTGGCGGTCGCGCGCACGGGCGCCGCGACGATGGACACGCTCGTCGCCCTCGGCACCGGCGCGGCGTGGCTCTACAGCCTCGCCGCCTCGGTGCTCGTCTGGACCGGACGCGACCCGCACGCCGCGCACCGCCTCTACTTCGAGACGGCGGGCGTCCTCGTCGCCTTCATCGTCCTCGGCAAGTGGCTCGAGGCGCTCGCGAAGGGCAAGACCTCCGAGGCCATCCGCGCGCTGATGGGGCTGGCGCCGCGCTCCGCCGTCGTCGTGCGCGATGGCGCGGAGGCGGAGGTCCCCATCGACCAGGTCCTGGTCGGCGACGTCGTGCTCGTGCGGCCCGGGCAGAAGGTGCCGGTGGACGGCACCGTGACGGAGGGGCACTCGAGCGTCGACGAGTCCATGCTCACGGGCGAGAGCATCCCGGTGGAGAAGGGCCCGGGCGACCGCGTCGCCGGCGCGACGGTCAACGGCACCGGCTCCTTCCGGTTCCGCGCCGAGCGCGTCGGCCGCGACACCGTGCTCGCGCAGATCGTGCGCCTCGTCGAGCAGGCGCAGGGCTCCAAGGCGCCGATCCAGGCGCTCGCCGACCGCGTCGCGGCGATCTTCGTGCCGGTGGTCGTCGCGATCGCCGTCGTCGCCGCCGGGGTCTGGCTGCTGGCCGGCGCGTCCTTCGCCGCCGCGCTCTCGATCTTCATCGCGGTCCTGGTCATCGCCTGCCCCTGCGCGCTCGGGCTGGCGACGCCGACCGCCGTCATGGTCGGCACGGGCCTCGGCGCGAAGAACGGCATCCTCATCAAGAGCGCCGAGGCGCTGCAGCGCGCGCAGGCCGTGACGACGGTGGTCTTCGACAAGACCGGCACGCTCACCCGCGGCGCGCCGGCGCTGACCGACGTCGTCGCCCTCGGCCGCGTCCCCGCGGACGAGCTGCTGCGGCTGACCGCCGCGGTCGAGAAGCTCTCGGAGCACCCTCTGGCGGAGGCCGTGGTGCGCGGCGCGACCTCGCGCGGTCTCGCGGTGCCGCCGGCCGCGCACTTCAAGTCGGTGACCGGCAAGGGCGTGCGCGCGATGGTCGAGGGCCGCGAGGTCGTCGTGGGCAACCGCGCGCTCATGGAGGAGCTGGGCTTCGCGCTCGACGGGGCCGGCGCGCGCGTCGGCACGCTGGAGGCCGAGGGCAAGACCGCCGTGCTCGTGGGCATCGCCGGCGAGCTGGCGGGGGCCGTCGCGGTGGCGGACACGCTCAAGGAGCACGCCGGCGCCGCGGTCGACGCGCTGCGGCGCATGGGCCGGCGCGTCGTCATGATGACGGGCGACAACCGCCTCGCGGGCGAGGCGATCGGCCGCCAGCTCGGCATCGACGCGGTGCTGGCGGAGGTGCGCCCCGGCGACAAGGCCGGCGAGGTGAGGAAGCTCCAGGAGGCGGGGGCGGTCGTCGCGATGGTCGGCGACGGGATCAACGACGCGCCGGCGCTCTCGCAGGCCGACGTGGGGATCGCCATCGGCACGGGGACCGACGTGGCGATCGAGTCCGGCGACATCGTGCTCGTGCGCGGGGACGTGCGCGACGTGGCCGTGGCCATCGACCTCTCGCGCGCGACGATGCGCACGATCAAGCGCAACCTCTTCTGGGCCTTCTTCTACAACAGCGTCGGCATCCCGGTCGCCGCGGGCGCGCTCTACCCGTTCTTCGGCTTCCTCCTCAACCCGATGATCGCCGGGGCGGCGATGGCCTTCTCCTCGGTCAGCGTCGTCACCAGCTCGCTGCTCCTGCGCAACGCCCGGATGCGCCGGTAGCGCGCCCGGGGCTCGCCGCTCACGCCCCCGATGGCCGGCCCGCCGGCGGCGGGGCGACCGGGGTAGAATCCCCTGCCATGACTACCGGCGGCCTCTCCCTGTTCGCGACCTGCCCCCGCGGCGTCGAGGGGCTGCTCGCGGCGGAGCTGGCAGGCCTCGGGGCGGCCGGCGTGAAGGAGACCGTCGCCGGCGTCGCCTTCGCCGGAACGCTGGAGACCGCATACCGCGCCTGTCTCTGGTCGCGGCTGGCCTCGCGCATCCTGCTGGCGATCGCGCCGGTGGCCGCCGCCGACGCCGCCGAGCTCTACGCCGCCGTGCGCGCGCTGCCCTGGGAGGAGCACCTCGCGCCCGACGGGACGCTCGCCGTGGACTTCTCCGGCGCCAACCCCGCGATCGCGCACACGGTCTTCGGCGCCCAGAAGGTCAAGGACGCGATCGTCGACCGCTTCCGCGAGCGCGCCGGGCGCCGCCCCTCCGTGGACCTGGCGCGCCCGGACCTGCGGGTCAACGTCCACCTCGGGGGAACCGCGGCGCGCGTGTCGCTCGACCTCTCCGGCGAGAGCCTCCACCGGCGCGGCTACCGCGCGGAGACCGTCGTCGCGCCGCTCAAGGAGAACCTCGCCGCGGCGGTCCTCGTCCGCGCCGGCTGGCTCGCCGTGGCGGCGGCGGGCGGGCCGCTGCTCGACCCGATGTGCGGCTCGGGGACGCTGCCGCTCGAGGCGGCGCTGCTCGCCGGCGACGTGGCGCCGGGGCTGCTGCGCGAGCGCTTCGGCTTCTCGCGCTGGC is a window from the bacterium genome containing:
- a CDS encoding heavy metal translocating P-type ATPase; protein product: MSDEARKPAQESVTIGVAGMHCAACVAAVERALKKVDGVADARVNFASEKATVDFDPQLVTPKALEHAIAEAGYEPRAEAAGGALPDAETTDREREERRREIASLRLRFAVSLGLALPLLYLAMGGHAGLPLPAWSGGTMALVQLLLTTPILAVNHVFYSRGILAVARTGAATMDTLVALGTGAAWLYSLAASVLVWTGRDPHAAHRLYFETAGVLVAFIVLGKWLEALAKGKTSEAIRALMGLAPRSAVVVRDGAEAEVPIDQVLVGDVVLVRPGQKVPVDGTVTEGHSSVDESMLTGESIPVEKGPGDRVAGATVNGTGSFRFRAERVGRDTVLAQIVRLVEQAQGSKAPIQALADRVAAIFVPVVVAIAVVAAGVWLLAGASFAAALSIFIAVLVIACPCALGLATPTAVMVGTGLGAKNGILIKSAEALQRAQAVTTVVFDKTGTLTRGAPALTDVVALGRVPADELLRLTAAVEKLSEHPLAEAVVRGATSRGLAVPPAAHFKSVTGKGVRAMVEGREVVVGNRALMEELGFALDGAGARVGTLEAEGKTAVLVGIAGELAGAVAVADTLKEHAGAAVDALRRMGRRVVMMTGDNRLAGEAIGRQLGIDAVLAEVRPGDKAGEVRKLQEAGAVVAMVGDGINDAPALSQADVGIAIGTGTDVAIESGDIVLVRGDVRDVAVAIDLSRATMRTIKRNLFWAFFYNSVGIPVAAGALYPFFGFLLNPMIAGAAMAFSSVSVVTSSLLLRNARMRR
- a CDS encoding glycosyltransferase family 39 protein, encoding MRQIAPFDVWLQWWGSPAVYQQSPLYPYVLAAMLAVTGNMLVVHFLHLIAGFLLCVSIGALAGEVSQDRTVGLAAFVLSGLYGPFYAYSWHLLHDAPSWLVLSTFALLLIRWWRAWSIDGVPSRRLSVLLGLALGLGVLADEVFYLLTLVTALAAGLAARRRRDVRPVIPVFAAFVLCVSPLVARNLLVGAPLHATSTRFAETFIEYNAPGATGTDLVIPREMGPILARSGGAAVPVVIETLASYEGASGAWAAKMARKVLALADPYESPDNVNLYYMALLSPLVRWGVPHWLIIVPGVLGLVLSLARRDEAWSLFLVLFLCVAAGVMLVGPSSRYRQILCVFWIPWAAWYVGSMLRSARAPRLAGLALIPVGWILCVGTAPHRSPGRIYRQSEFVVAADIYEARGEHDKARAQLLLFEELQQPGRGD
- a CDS encoding metal-sensitive transcriptional regulator; protein product: MELNDGPGAATRDALLARLSRIEGQVRGVRRMVEEGRACAEVLPQLRSVIQALCRVQDLTLHQHLRRCVRESFEGAAAEERERKAEEIFLLLSRYRQP
- a CDS encoding THUMP domain-containing protein, with amino-acid sequence MTTGGLSLFATCPRGVEGLLAAELAGLGAAGVKETVAGVAFAGTLETAYRACLWSRLASRILLAIAPVAAADAAELYAAVRALPWEEHLAPDGTLAVDFSGANPAIAHTVFGAQKVKDAIVDRFRERAGRRPSVDLARPDLRVNVHLGGTAARVSLDLSGESLHRRGYRAETVVAPLKENLAAAVLVRAGWLAVAAAGGPLLDPMCGSGTLPLEAALLAGDVAPGLLRERFGFSRW